The Lutibacter sp. Hel_I_33_5 genome has a window encoding:
- a CDS encoding IS110 family transposase, giving the protein MNKDIKYFGIDISHLVFDVTDSSGNYYQFKNNVNGFKKFVKHLDYNSHCVMEATGYYHYMLAYFLQENSIKVSVENPLSVKRFIQMKLSKIKTDKSDSRLICEYAKQVELKLWQGNSKHQLECLQMTRLLSVYTKQSTMLKNKIHGEEVLGNPSKVVTSSLKSSLRQVTKQIEKVEVALLILVRKLHQDVLTRLKTIPGIGNKTALMLVVLTDGFDRFKSGSELCSYAGLTPVIRQSGSSINGRARISKIGNQKLRNLLFMCSFNACKYNKACREIYERIVAKGKSKKLALIAVCNKLLKQAFAIAKSGLIYDDTYRSTLVNI; this is encoded by the coding sequence ATGAATAAAGATATTAAATATTTTGGAATAGACATTAGTCATTTAGTATTTGATGTTACAGATTCTTCTGGTAATTATTATCAGTTTAAAAACAATGTAAATGGATTTAAAAAATTTGTAAAACATCTAGATTACAATAGTCATTGTGTAATGGAAGCTACAGGTTATTACCATTACATGTTGGCTTATTTTTTACAGGAAAACAGTATAAAAGTTTCAGTAGAAAACCCTCTGTCGGTGAAACGCTTTATCCAGATGAAGTTATCAAAAATAAAGACAGATAAAAGCGATTCAAGATTGATTTGTGAGTATGCAAAACAAGTTGAATTAAAGTTGTGGCAAGGTAATTCAAAACATCAGTTAGAATGCTTACAAATGACAAGACTTCTTTCTGTATATACAAAACAGAGTACTATGTTAAAAAACAAAATACATGGAGAAGAAGTTTTGGGCAATCCAAGTAAAGTAGTTACGAGCTCATTAAAAAGTAGTTTGAGACAGGTAACAAAACAAATAGAAAAGGTAGAGGTAGCATTATTAATTTTAGTAAGAAAGCTACATCAAGATGTTTTAACACGCCTAAAAACAATACCCGGAATTGGAAATAAAACAGCGCTAATGTTAGTTGTTTTAACAGATGGATTTGATCGTTTTAAAAGCGGAAGTGAATTGTGTAGTTATGCTGGATTAACTCCTGTAATTAGACAAAGTGGAAGTAGTATAAATGGACGAGCCAGAATAAGTAAAATAGGCAACCAGAAGCTTCGAAATTTATTATTTATGTGCAGTTTTAATGCTTGTAAATACAACAAGGCTTGTAGAGAAATTTATGAACGAATAGTTGCCAAAGGAAAGAGTAAAAAATTAGCATTAATAGCGGTGTGTAATAAACTATTAAAACAAGCATTTGCCATTGCTAAATCAGGATTAATATATGATGATACTTATAGAAGTACTTTAGTGAATATTTAA
- a CDS encoding TlpA disulfide reductase family protein — translation MKQTFCILSILISSLTFGQTEFCIHIKSDVDVGNVSVSSFNLSKKFTSEFENGIATVKIPSESSDQYSIFVAGKRIDGWFNAGKIDIYLDYKNNELLVLKTKNTPVYDRQAKYFKEYRAFLKDKSNGTDFIKNTIIENDQDAFVLVPINHYLKLYQNENTELSFVEKFLNKQPLATKQHSIYSMISSRIEKLKSTNKIDLEKYSLITIKGNKSIVEINSKLNFTVLDFWFTACPPCVKEHNEILANPNMFTNLNAELIGISTDNKQEKWIKYLEKKNINWKNFRIGETNLDKDLGIWSFPTYIILDKENNVVGSYSNIEDTIKALKK, via the coding sequence ATGAAACAAACATTCTGCATACTTTCAATATTAATTTCAAGCCTGACTTTTGGGCAAACCGAATTTTGTATCCATATTAAATCGGATGTTGATGTTGGTAATGTTTCGGTAAGTAGTTTCAATTTATCAAAGAAATTCACATCTGAATTTGAAAACGGAATTGCGACTGTTAAAATACCTTCTGAATCTTCTGACCAATATTCAATATTCGTAGCGGGAAAAAGAATTGACGGTTGGTTTAATGCTGGAAAAATTGATATTTATCTAGATTATAAGAATAACGAACTTTTAGTTTTGAAAACAAAAAACACACCTGTTTATGATAGACAAGCAAAGTACTTTAAGGAATATAGAGCTTTTTTAAAGGACAAATCAAATGGAACAGATTTTATAAAAAATACAATTATCGAAAATGACCAAGATGCTTTTGTTTTAGTACCAATTAATCATTACTTAAAGTTGTATCAGAATGAAAACACCGAATTGAGTTTCGTAGAAAAGTTTTTGAATAAGCAACCTTTGGCTACTAAACAACATAGTATCTATTCAATGATTTCAAGTAGAATTGAGAAACTAAAATCTACGAATAAAATTGACCTTGAAAAATATTCTCTTATTACAATCAAAGGAAATAAATCTATAGTAGAAATTAACTCAAAATTGAATTTTACAGTTTTGGACTTTTGGTTTACTGCCTGTCCACCTTGTGTTAAAGAACATAACGAGATTTTAGCCAATCCAAATATGTTTACGAATTTGAATGCGGAATTAATTGGGATTTCGACCGATAATAAACAAGAGAAATGGATTAAGTATTTAGAAAAAAAGAATATTAATTGGAAAAACTTTCGAATTGGTGAAACTAATTTGGATAAAGATTTAGGAATTTGGTCTTTTCCAACTTATATAATTCTAGATAAAGAAAACAATGTTGTAGGTAGCTATTCAAATATTGAAGACACAATTAAAGCTCTGAAAAAATAA
- a CDS encoding IS110 family transposase, whose product MNKDIKYFGIDISHLVFDVTDSSGNYYQFKNNVTGFKKFVKHLDYNSHCVMEATGYYHYRLAYFLQENSIKVSVENPLSVKRFIQMKLSKIKTDKSDSRLICEYAKQVELKLWQGNSKHQLECLQMTRLLSVYTKQSTMLKNKIHGEEVLGNPSKVVTSSLKSSLRQVTKQIEKVEAALLILVRKLHQDVLTRLKTIPGIGNKTALMLVVLTDGFDRFKSGSELCSYAGLTPVIRQSGSSINGRARISKIGNQKLRNLLFMCSFNACKYNKACREIYERIVAKGKSKKLALIAVCNKLLKQAFAIAKSGLIYDDTYRSTLVNI is encoded by the coding sequence ATGAATAAAGATATTAAATATTTTGGAATAGACATTAGTCATTTAGTATTTGATGTTACAGATTCTTCTGGTAATTACTATCAGTTTAAAAACAATGTAACTGGATTTAAAAAATTTGTAAAACATCTAGATTACAATAGTCATTGTGTAATGGAAGCTACAGGTTATTACCATTACAGGTTGGCTTATTTTTTACAGGAAAACAGTATAAAAGTTTCAGTAGAAAACCCTCTGTCGGTGAAACGCTTTATCCAGATGAAGTTATCAAAAATAAAGACAGATAAAAGCGATTCAAGATTGATTTGTGAGTATGCAAAACAAGTTGAATTAAAGTTATGGCAAGGTAATTCAAAACATCAGTTAGAATGCTTACAAATGACAAGACTTCTTTCTGTGTATACAAAACAGAGTACTATGTTAAAAAACAAAATACATGGAGAAGAAGTTTTGGGCAATCCAAGTAAAGTAGTTACGAGCTCATTAAAAAGTAGTTTGAGACAGGTAACAAAACAAATAGAAAAGGTAGAAGCAGCATTATTAATTTTAGTAAGAAAGCTACATCAAGATGTTTTAACACGCTTAAAAACAATACCTGGAATTGGAAATAAAACAGCGCTAATGCTAGTTGTTTTAACAGATGGATTTGATCGTTTTAAAAGCGGAAGTGAATTGTGTAGTTATGCTGGATTAACTCCTGTAATTAGACAAAGTGGAAGTAGTATAAATGGACGAGCCAGAATAAGTAAAATAGGCAACCAGAAGCTTCGAAATTTATTATTTATGTGCAGTTTTAATGCTTGTAAATACAACAAGGCTTGTAGAGAAATTTATGAACGAATAGTTGCCAAAGGAAAGAGTAAAAAATTAGCATTAATAGCGGTGTGTAATAAACTATTAAAACAAGCATTTGCCATTGCTAAATCAGGATTAATATATGATGATACTTATAGAAGTACTTTAGTGAATATTTAA
- a CDS encoding TlpA disulfide reductase family protein has protein sequence MKKIIVLVLTISFFSCQKEKNFNEIICNVENQEGLELVFSINGEDFENRQIQKIKNGKVIFKSFKHTTEVGYIESSYNLDKHNNQRRFVKLLPENNTMNLNFTITKDSTEIDSAVFAPIYSFRNVEYKNNGINKEYVNYSDKKQSFLKGIIYSNSKKDSLNQYVFPEIKRKLLNLYEEKIKESQNEMLQIEILSNMLNGWAFESNGDITEEEKTKINLFFNQIKISPDNNSFYKLQEKFNEISKIDRDKIEFSEFILEDINNQKQRLSKLIENNKFTVLYFWTAACGPCRSFNEKLNSKNKILNDNGIEIIHISVDIQRKDWKRASEEDSIFWTNLYAGKNLELHKKYNIRWWPTKIVFNKKKELIDFEFNNPEDLLKLLKC, from the coding sequence ATGAAAAAAATAATCGTTTTAGTTTTAACAATTTCATTTTTTTCTTGTCAAAAGGAGAAAAATTTTAACGAAATAATATGCAATGTTGAAAACCAAGAAGGATTAGAACTTGTATTTTCTATTAACGGGGAAGATTTTGAAAACAGGCAAATTCAAAAAATAAAAAATGGAAAAGTAATTTTTAAATCCTTTAAGCATACTACGGAGGTGGGATACATTGAAAGCTCATATAATTTAGATAAACATAATAATCAAAGAAGATTTGTGAAGCTTTTACCTGAAAACAACACTATGAATTTAAATTTTACCATAACCAAAGATTCAACTGAAATAGACTCCGCAGTTTTTGCACCTATTTATAGTTTTAGAAATGTTGAATATAAAAACAATGGTATTAACAAAGAATACGTAAATTATTCAGACAAAAAACAGAGTTTTTTAAAAGGAATTATTTATTCAAATTCAAAAAAAGACAGTTTAAACCAATATGTTTTTCCTGAAATAAAAAGGAAATTATTAAATCTTTATGAAGAAAAAATTAAAGAATCACAGAATGAGATGCTGCAAATTGAAATCTTAAGTAATATGCTCAATGGTTGGGCTTTTGAATCAAATGGAGATATAACTGAAGAAGAAAAAACAAAAATAAATCTTTTTTTTAATCAAATAAAAATAAGTCCGGACAATAATAGTTTCTATAAACTTCAAGAAAAATTTAATGAAATAAGCAAAATCGATAGAGACAAAATTGAATTTTCTGAATTTATTTTAGAAGACATAAATAATCAAAAGCAAAGATTATCCAAATTAATTGAAAATAATAAATTTACAGTTTTATACTTTTGGACTGCAGCTTGTGGCCCTTGTAGATCGTTCAATGAAAAATTGAACTCTAAAAATAAAATATTAAATGACAACGGTATTGAAATTATTCACATAAGTGTAGATATACAAAGAAAGGATTGGAAAAGAGCATCCGAAGAAGATTCTATATTTTGGACAAATTTATATGCAGGAAAAAATTTAGAATTACATAAGAAATATAACATTAGGTGGTGGCCAACCAAAATTGTTTTTAATAAAAAAAAGGAATTAATTGATTTTGAATTTAATAATCCAGAAGATTTATTAAAATTATTAAAATGCTAA
- a CDS encoding T9SS type A sorting domain-containing protein: protein MKKKLLFLTVLIMILQQTYSQTNIPGGVVEGTWTKLNSPYIIQGAILVPDSKILNIEPGVKVEFQGSYKFSIQGQINAIGIVNDSITFTSNNSSIGWLGIRFENTSATNDDSDFSYCKFEYGRANSASPLDSGGAFFLDGYSKVNISNSLIENCYAEANGGAIFCDNGSSPTISNNTIKSNTANQRGGGIYAGDSCSPIIESNLITLNTVNQIAGAGIYQYDFGGPGSPTINNNEITYNVAASGAEAGGMRVLSKSAIITNNIIAYNETSGTIGGGGIYIGKVGSGGTGNIISHNIIVNNKSTNEINEYGGGGIFCTSDGIGDIIANNLIANNTSKENGGGIYFSRSSPTMINNTIVNNNSRNGGGIFCKDSSNPEINNSIIWGNLASNSGNQIYIEDEGSDPNIYFTDIENGMSGIQSEPNTFYLGEYLNNINSDPLFKNPSSGVGSNFDSVMSDWTLNSSPQSPCINQVSPTSETSSLDLSGNQRVFENLIDMGCYESQDVTLNIDEVSQNKQNLFSVYPNPSNATINFNSKTKINKITIFSITGQVIKKVSNYDIKEINISDLSSGIYLIQFNNNVINRFIKK, encoded by the coding sequence ATGAAAAAAAAATTACTATTTCTTACTGTTTTGATAATGATTTTACAGCAGACATATTCTCAAACAAATATTCCAGGAGGTGTTGTAGAGGGAACTTGGACTAAATTGAATTCTCCTTATATTATACAAGGGGCTATTTTAGTACCTGATTCAAAAATTTTGAATATTGAACCTGGGGTTAAAGTCGAATTTCAAGGAAGCTATAAATTCTCTATACAAGGACAGATAAATGCAATTGGAATTGTAAACGATTCTATTACTTTCACTTCAAATAACTCATCTATTGGTTGGCTTGGTATAAGGTTTGAAAACACTTCTGCTACTAACGATGATTCAGATTTTTCTTACTGTAAATTTGAATATGGCAGAGCAAATTCTGCTTCACCTCTCGATAGTGGAGGAGCATTCTTTCTTGATGGTTATTCCAAGGTTAATATATCCAACTCTTTAATAGAAAACTGTTACGCAGAAGCAAATGGTGGTGCTATATTCTGTGATAATGGTAGCTCTCCAACAATTAGCAATAATACGATAAAAAGTAATACTGCTAATCAGCGTGGTGGTGGAATATATGCAGGTGATTCTTGTAGCCCAATAATTGAAAGTAATTTAATAACGTTAAACACGGTTAACCAAATCGCTGGTGCAGGCATATATCAATATGATTTTGGTGGCCCAGGAAGTCCAACAATAAATAATAATGAAATAACATATAACGTTGCTGCTTCTGGTGCCGAAGCTGGTGGGATGCGTGTCTTATCTAAATCAGCAATAATAACTAATAACATTATAGCGTACAACGAAACCAGTGGAACTATTGGCGGTGGTGGAATTTATATTGGTAAAGTTGGTAGCGGAGGAACTGGTAATATAATTTCTCATAATATAATTGTTAATAACAAATCTACTAATGAAATAAATGAATATGGAGGTGGTGGAATTTTTTGTACTTCTGATGGAATAGGTGATATTATAGCTAATAATTTGATAGCAAATAATACTAGTAAGGAAAATGGTGGTGGAATTTATTTTTCTAGATCAAGTCCAACTATGATTAATAATACAATTGTTAACAATAATTCTCGTAATGGAGGTGGGATTTTTTGCAAGGATTCATCTAATCCTGAGATAAATAATTCAATTATATGGGGTAATTTAGCATCTAACTCAGGAAATCAAATATATATAGAAGATGAAGGTAGCGACCCTAACATATACTTCACTGATATTGAAAATGGTATGTCAGGAATTCAATCTGAACCAAACACATTTTATTTAGGAGAGTATTTGAACAATATAAATTCCGATCCTCTTTTTAAGAATCCTTCTTCTGGAGTCGGATCAAACTTTGATAGTGTGATGTCAGATTGGACTTTAAATTCTTCGCCTCAATCTCCTTGCATAAATCAAGTTAGTCCAACAAGCGAGACATCTTCATTAGATTTATCTGGTAACCAAAGAGTTTTCGAAAATTTAATTGATATGGGATGTTATGAATCACAAGATGTGACTTTAAATATAGATGAGGTAAGTCAAAATAAACAAAACTTATTTTCAGTTTACCCAAATCCGTCAAATGCAACAATTAATTTTAATAGTAAAACGAAAATTAATAAAATAACTATTTTTAGTATAACTGGACAGGTTATAAAAAAAGTTTCAAACTATGATATCAAAGAGATTAATATATCAGATTTAAGTTCTGGTATTTACTTAATTCAATTTAACAACAATGTTATAAATAGGTTTATCAAAAAATAG